CCTACAGGTCGTTCCACGCATTGCAGACGAGCATTGCCCGCGCCGGCGTGTTAGACTCGGGAGCCGCGTCGACGATGACGCCGACGCAACTCCTCGACCTCTACGAGTGCGTCCGAAGGTTGGAGCGCCAGGACCCGATCCGTTGGTTCGTCACGCAGGGGGAGGACGGCGCGTTGGAGTTGGGCCAATGCGAGGTGTTAAGCCGCCGGCTGACCCCGGTCCTAGACAAACTATTGCAGGGCAGCGTGTCCGACGACTGCCTAGACGGGCTCGACTGGTTCCTTCGAGAACTGGTCGAAGCCGTCCGGCTCAAGCAGAGAATCACGTGGGGGTGACCGATTACCGGTCACCCCCTGGACGCCGAACCCCTCTATAGCCCTAGTTGTCAAGTCCCCGGTCCTTCTGCGCAGGCAGATTCCTCCAAGTAGTGGAACAGCCTCGGCGAGACAACTTCGGTACGAACCTATTCCTCGTATCGTACGCAGAGGTACACGCTTCTTGCGAGCAGATCGACACCACGGTAATATGGGTGAGTCTGGGTGTAGTATCTCATCACAGTCTCCTTGGGAAGTGGGAAGGGTTCGAAGACTTCCACTGTAACACGGGGGCTATGATGAGTATCCAGGTGCTGGTCTGCGACTGTACCTACCTCAGAGTGTTGGGACGAAAGTTTGCGTACCTGTTCCTGGTGAGCGATGCGTACACGAGACGGATCGTGGGGTATCACGTGAGTCGGGACTTGTCGCATCATTCGGCCGTGATTGCGCTGTCGAAAGCGGCGGCTTGGCTGAAGGAGGTCCAGGGCGTGACGGGTCAGGGCGTGATTCATCATTCGGACCGAGGCTGCCAGTACTGCTGTCATGAGTACCTGGCGATGCTGAGGTCGCAGGGGATGCAATCCAACATGACCGACGCTGACCATTGTTACCAGAATGCCATCGCCGAACGGATCAATGGCATCCTCAAGGATGAGCTTGATTTGGATGCGGAGTTCATAACGTCAACCACGTACAAACGGCTGTCGCCAAGGCCGTGGAGGTGTACAACACGAAACGACCGCACTGGAGCCTAGGCTTGCGTACTCCCCAGGAGATGTATGTACGGGCTGCCTGATCAACCTCGGAGGTTATTGACATGTCAATATCCCCCCAGGCCCCCCTGGACTACTACTACTTACGTGTAGACTTTATTTAGGACGAGAGAGGCCGCTCCCTCAATCGCTTCAGCCATTAACCAGTCCCCTAGCGTTAGCAATGTCTGGCTACTAAGTAGGAGTCACTAACTCAATGCAATAGCACAAAGACACCGTTACCGCCGCGCGATTATGCTTCCACAACACTGCACTTGGAGATATCCTGCCAGCTGGCACAAATAACTGTCAATGAGTATTGAACTCTTCCAAGAAGAAGGCCATGAACGAACACGCAATTGTTGAAGATCTCTTACGAATGTCGGTTCATAAACGAATGATCTATTTAAGTCGTATTTGTGGTGACGATACCGATCTGCAGGAACGGATTTTGAATCTCCTGTCCGATAAAGAAGCACCCAGCCCAAAGACCCCCAAGCAAACTGAACCTGCTCCAATATCCTCGATTGCAGAACAAGGCATTCATGTTCAAGACGCAGCTAGCACACTTCACCAAACACAATCCAGTACAAACTCAATTCCTGATCCAAACTGCACTACAGCCTATTCCGGGCCCACGAATACGTCGCTTCCCCAAATTCAACAAATGGAGATCCTAGAAGAGCTTGGACGCGGTGGCATGGGTATCGTCTACCTTGCTCGGCAAATTCATCTTGGCCGACTTGTTGCTTTGAAGATGATCTTGCGAGGTGAGTTTGCAAGTGAGGCTGCATATGAGAGATTTCAAAGTGAAGCCCAGATCGTAGCTAAGTTGCAACATCCCAATATCGTTCTAATTCATGAGGCTAATGTTACTGCGACCAGACCATATTTCGCGCTGGAGTATCTCGAAGGCGGAAACCTTCAACAAAAGCTACGTACTAAGACCGTTTCAGCAAACGATGCCGCTGCACTTCTTGAAAAACTGGCTTGGGCTGTCGATTATGCTCACCAGCAGGGCATCATTCATCGTGATCTTAAGCCTCAGAACATATTGTTAACGAAAGCTGGTGAACCAAAAATCGCAGACTTTGGTTTGGCCAAACAGCAGAATGTTGAACTGACTGGGAGTTTCGCCCAAATTGGCACTCCGAATTACATGGCACCAGAACAGGCTGAGGGCAAGGCCTTACAAGTTGGTCCCGCTGCGGATGTCTATTCCCTGGGAGTAATACTGTATGAGTTGCTCACAGGGCGACCTCCATTTCGTGGCGCGAACATCATGGAAATTATGGATCAGGTTCGGCATACGGAACCTGTGTCAGTTCGATCACTGCAACCACAAACACCAATTGACCTGGAAACAATCTGTCTCAAATGCTTACAAAAGGAACCACGTCATCGGTATGCATCCGCAAGCGCATTAGCTTCGGATCTTCAGAACTATCTCGAAGGAAAGCCAATCACAGCACGACCGATTGGGCCTATCGAACGCGTTGTGA
The sequence above is a segment of the Planctomycetia bacterium genome. Coding sequences within it:
- a CDS encoding transposase family protein, whose amino-acid sequence is MMSIQVLVCDCTYLRVLGRKFAYLFLVSDAYTRRIVGYHVSRDLSHHSAVIALSKAAAWLKEVQGVTGQGVIHHSDRGCQYCCHEYLAMLRSQGMQSNMTDADHCYQNAIAERINGILKDELDLDAEFITSTTYKRLSPRPWRCTTRNDRTGA
- a CDS encoding serine/threonine protein kinase — its product is MNEHAIVEDLLRMSVHKRMIYLSRICGDDTDLQERILNLLSDKEAPSPKTPKQTEPAPISSIAEQGIHVQDAASTLHQTQSSTNSIPDPNCTTAYSGPTNTSLPQIQQMEILEELGRGGMGIVYLARQIHLGRLVALKMILRGEFASEAAYERFQSEAQIVAKLQHPNIVLIHEANVTATRPYFALEYLEGGNLQQKLRTKTVSANDAAALLEKLAWAVDYAHQQGIIHRDLKPQNILLTKAGEPKIADFGLAKQQNVELTGSFAQIGTPNYMAPEQAEGKALQVGPAADVYSLGVILYELLTGRPPFRGANIMEIMDQVRHTEPVSVRSLQPQTPIDLETICLKCLQKEPRHRYASASALASDLQNYLEGKPITARPIGPIERVVKWCRRYRMAAALIIVSITAALVATGLATWAIGAEHKARSERDEKEDALKAKTQALLAENRNRCWIEQLLPWVS